The genomic region CGGCGCTAATCAACTGCGCCATGGCGCGCTCGTTCGACTTCGAGCCGGTAAGCCCGATGGTGGACGGCGTGAGCTGCCCGGGGCACACCAGCGGCACCACCGTACCCACGGCGCTGGCCATGGCGGAAGCGGTGAACGCCACCGGCAAGGAAATGATTGAAGCATTGCTGGTGGGGGACGATATCGCGGCACGCCTGCTGGCGGCTTCCGGCTTCGGCTTTTCTTTAGGCTGGGACGGCACCGGCACGGTCAACGCCTTCGCGGCGGCGGCCATCGCCGGGAGGCTGCTCAAGCTGGATAAAACGCAATTGAGAAACGCCATGGGCATCGTGCTCAACCAGGTGGGCGGCACCTTTCAGATAATCTGGGACGGCACGATGGCCTTCAAGCTGCCGCAGGGGCTGTCCGGGCGGTCGGGCATCCTGTCCGCGCAGCTCGCTAAAGCCGGCTGGACCGGGCCGGAGGACGCGCTATTGAGCAAATTCGGGTACTACCAGATGTTCACCGAAGGCTGCCAGAAACCGGAGGCGCTGACCGCCGACCTGGGCGTGCAATACTATTACGACAGCACGATAAAGCCCTATCCCTGCTGCCGCATACCCCATGCCGCCATCGACGCGGCGCTGGCGCTCAAGCGCAAGTACAACCTCATCGCCGAGGACATAGAGTCGGTCCACCTGGAGCTCGCCCAGGGGGGCATCGACCATATTTGCGGGCACCCCTTCAAAATAGGGACATTCCCGCACGGCAACGCCGCTTT from Dehalococcoidales bacterium harbors:
- a CDS encoding MmgE/PrpD family protein, giving the protein MNTTGEPTAIERMAANALDTRFESFDAALLEATKYRIIDTLGCLIGGAADTGNQELAGLLLENGGKKEATILVHGGRVPAGEAALINCAMARSFDFEPVSPMVDGVSCPGHTSGTTVPTALAMAEAVNATGKEMIEALLVGDDIAARLLAASGFGFSLGWDGTGTVNAFAAAAIAGRLLKLDKTQLRNAMGIVLNQVGGTFQIIWDGTMAFKLPQGLSGRSGILSAQLAKAGWTGPEDALLSKFGYYQMFTEGCQKPEALTADLGVQYYYDSTIKPYPCCRIPHAAIDAALALKRKYNLIAEDIESVHLELAQGGIDHICGHPFKIGTFPHGNAAFSYEYVVATALIFGAVKPEHFTETAIRNPQIPEFIRKIRLIHAADVEFEKARMTLLLKDGRKLTENVTDVKGDPQRNPMTHDDILAKFWTNVNFSQKITQKKAEYLLEALQNLDKFDSVRKLMPLLVA